AGGTAATTACAATTTTCACAGCTATTTCATCAGGAGCAATTGGTGCATTAGCCGGACTTCTGGCACCGTCACCAGGTAAAAATTAAATAATAACTGTAAAATTTACATTATGAAAAATCTATTATTCTTTTTATTCATGGCACTTTCATCTTTGGTAAGTGCGCAGAAAACAAAAGTGTTGGTTGTGGATTTAGGAGCTCCCAACGAAACTTCGGTTACTTTTGAAAAATGCAAAGAATTTGATGGGAAATCCTGTAGGGAATGTCCTGAATCAAAGTGGCTTTCTGTAAGATCCCGTGAATTAATTGCTTTGAAATTAATAAATGGCAATCCGCTTAAGTACAATTATACCATAAGTGGAGTGCCGGTAACTTTTTTTATGAATTATAACGCAAAGAATGAATTACCTCCAGTAGACTCTGTAGCAAACAAAAAGATAGAATTAACATATGAATTTAGTTATAAGAGTTTGCTTAAAAAAAATGAAAATTTGAGACAAGATTTATTTCGTTTAAATATTTTTATAGATAATTTTAAGTTGAAAAGCACCAATAAGGAAAGCTTGGGCGCAGGCTTCGTCAAGACCAGAGATTCCTTGTTTATCAAGTTAAAAACGTTAAATCTTGAAGCAGAACTGAATCATTCTTCTTTTGAAAAGGGAATATATACATTTACATCAGACCAGGAAAAGGTTATAGAAAATATCATAAAAGAAAACATTGATAAATCACAAGAAATGCTGAAATTTTTTGAGAAAAAATATTTCTTTAAAAACGATTTCTATACGCTTCCTATAGATATTCAGGGGAAAAATGCAGATGCCATTGAATTTACGATTAAAAGATTTAACAAAGAAACTAATCAAGAAGATGAAGCATTCACCGGAAAATATAAAGTATGGATTACCGGTGGTTTAAAGATAGATTTAAGCGCAGGGGTTTTCCTTACCAGTCTTTTTGACAGGCAATATGAAACAAGAGATGCGATCTCCGGTACCACCTTAAAAAACATCTCTTTGAAAAACCATGGGCAGTATGACTTTGCATTTGGGTCTACTATTAATACCAATTTCAGGTTAAATTCTTGGATCCAGCCTCAAATTAACTTTGGAGCAATCTTTACCCAGAACCAAAAGTTTCAAATGATTTTAGGAGCTGGTGCTATCTTGGGACGGGAAGAAAGATGGATCTTATCCGGCGGATTAAGCATGGGTGTTGTAGATCGTCTGGCAGACGGCTTCCAGAATGACGGAAGTTATGACCTGGGTGCCAGTGGGCAGATTCCTATGGTAAAACAGTTCAAATTCGGACATTTCATCGGGATCACCTACAACCTTTCAAAAGGTAATACCATTTCTATGAAACCACAGTAATCATGATTAATATTCATAACAATAATCTGTAACCCAAATGATTTGTCCTATGATCAGATGCTGGAAAACCTTCAGGTGAAGAAATAATTATCTGTAAGAGTTGTAGATCTTAGGACTTGTAAAATTACAGTTTCAAAATTTTGTAACGATGAAAGGAGGAAAATATTTTTTTGCACCCTCTCTGTATTATTTAAAAAATATTAAAATTAACTAAAATTTAACTCACAATCATACCATAAAACACCCTATAGATAGCATAACATTTTAAAAATTCATTAAATTTGTCTGAACTATAAAAAAAAACAATGAGTTACATTTCTTACATAGAAGCAAGACAGATTTTGGATTCAAGAGGAAATCCTACAGTTGAAGTGGATGTATTCACGGAAAGCGGTGCCATGGGACGTGCTGCCGTGCCTTCCGGAGCATCTACAGGAGAACATGAAGCCGTAGAACTTCGTGACGGAGGTTCAGAATACATGGGGAAAGGCGTTCTTAAAGCTGTGGAGAATGTAAGAGAAGTAATTGCTCCCGAATTGGTAGGCCTTCCCGTATATGATCAGAACCTGATCGACCGGATTATGATTGATCTTGACGGCACAAACAACAAAGGAAGCTTAGGAGCCAATGCAATTCTTGGTGTTTCTCTGGCAGCGGCAAAAGCGGCGGCAGCAGAACTGAAAATGCCTTTATACAAATACGTAGGCGGTGTGAATGCCAATACACTTCCGGTTCCGATGATGAATGTAATCAACGGAGGTTCCCACTCGGATGCACCGATTGCGTTCCAGGAATTTATGGTAATGCCGGTAAAAGCAGATTCTTTCTCTCACGCGTTGAGAAAAGGAACCGAGATTTTCCATAACCTGAAAGCCATTCTTCACTCGAGAGGCCTTTCTACGGCAGTGGGTGACGAAGGCGGGTTTGCACCGACGTTCTCCGGGACTGAAGATGCCCTGGATACTCTGCTTCAGGCCATTGAAAAAGCGGGCTACAAGCCGGGTGATGATGTCATGATCGCATTAGACTGTGCCGCTTCTGAATTCTATAAAGACGGAGTGTACGATTACAGAAAATTCCAGACGCCGGATGCCGCTCAGTTTACCAGCAGCGAGCAGGTTTCTTATCTGGCTGAACTGGCCAATAAATATCCGATTATCTCTATTGAAGACGGAATGCAGGAAAATGACTGGGAAGGCTGGAAAATGCTGACCGATAAAATCGGGGACAGGGTACAGCTGGTTGGGGACGATTTATTCGTAACCAATGTTGAAAGACTGGCAAGAGGAGTGAAAGAAGGCATTGCCAATTCAATCCTTGTGAAAGTAAACCAGATCGGTTCCCTTTCTGAAACCATGGCAGCCGTACAGATGGCTCAGCATAACAAGTTTACATCAGTGATGTCTCACAGATCAGGTGAAACCGAAGATTCTACCATTGCAGACTTAGCCGTAGCCATGAACTGCGGACAGATCAAAACAGGATCCGCTTCAAGATCAGACAGGATGGCAAAATACAACCAACTGTTGAGAATTGAAGAAGCTTTAGGTGAAACGGCAGTTTTCCCGGGCCTTGATGCTTTTAAAATCAAGAGATAATTCATCGAATTTATAAATAACGGCAAGCGAAATTTTTAGTTTGCCGTATTTTGTAATAAGTAGTATATTTAAAAAAAATAAATTAAATAATGTCAGACAACAAAGTAATATTGAATTACGATGGTAATTCATATGAATATCCAATCGTAGACAGTACGATCGGAGACAGAGGAATCGATATTTCAAAATTAAGGGACCAGACAGGGTTGATCACTTTAGATTTAGGGTATAAAAATACCGGTGCTACCCTTAGCGAAATCACTTACCTGGATGGTGATAAAGGAGAATTGTTCTACAGAGGATATCCAATTGAGCAGATTGCGGAGAAATCCAACTTTACAGAAGTGATGTACCTTTTATTACACGGTGATTTACCTACTTCAGATCAATTCAATACCTTTGACGGTAACATCAAAAAATATAACTTCGTAGCAGAGGAGATGAAAAAAATCATCGATGCTTTCCCTCGTTCTGCTCACCCAATGGGAGTTTTATCTTCTTTAACTTCCGCATTAACGGCCTTTAATCCAAAAGCGGTTAATGTTAATTCCAAAGAAGAAATGGATCTTGCTGCCGAATTGCTGATTGCTAAATTTGCTCATCTTGCTGCCTGGACATATAGAAAAACATTAGGTTTACCGTTAAACCACGGAGATAACAACCTGAATTATGTAGAGAATTTCTACAAAATGGCTTTCAGACAGCCGAATGCTGATTTCGAAATCAATCCGGTTGTAGTTGGGGCTTTAGATAAATTATTGATCCTTCACGCGGATCACGAGCAAAACTGTTCTACTTCTACAGTAAGAATGGTTGGTTCTGCCCACACAGGTCTTTTTGCTTCAGTTTCTGCAGGGATTTCTGCACTTTGGGGTCCGCTTCACGGTGGTGCAAACCAGGCAGTTATCGAGATGCTTGAATTGATTGAAAAAGATGGTGGAGACGTTAACAAATGGGTTGAAAAAGCGAAAGATAAAAACGACAGCTTCCGTTTGATGGGCTTCGGACACAGAGTTTACAAAAACTTTGACCCGAGAGCGAAAATCATCAAAAAAGCTGCTGACGATCTGTTAAGCGCATTGGGAATCGAAGACAAAGCGCTTGATATTGCCATGCAGCTGGAAAAAGTAGCACTTGAAGACGAATACTTCATCGAAAGAAAATTATATCCGAACGTAGATTTCTATTCAGGAATCATCTACAGAGCGTTAGGAATCCCTACAGAAATGTTCACGGTGATGTTTGCATTGGGAAGACTTCCGGGATGGATCGCCCAGTGGAAAGAAATGAGACTGAAAGGAGACCCGATCGGAAGACCGAGACAAGTATACCAGGGAGCTCAGCAGAGAGACTATATCGACATGGTAAACAGATAAATAAAATAAACAGTATTAGTGTTTACATAATAAAAAATCCCAAAGCTTGCTTTGGGATTTTTTATTGTAATAATGCAGACAGCTGATGCAAAGCCTCAAATCTTCTCGAACTTTTGAGTACGATCATTTTAATCATTTTTTCTGTTGAAATTATATATACTCTTGAACACGAAATTTTTCTTATTTATGATTTGTATATCTGATTATTAGTTATTCAATATTGATTTTCATATGAAGTTATTTTATCTATAAGGGAAATTTAGAATCATGTGATCATATTTTATATAAATTATACGGTTTGGATAAATTATCTGCAAATAAACTTTTGACAGCAAGAAAAATTTAATATTTACCGGATACATATTGTTAACGAACTGCAGGATAGATTATTCCCAGAATGCAGGTGAATTACATCCCTAAAAGCAGCCTAAAAGTTTCCCAGATACAGACCTTTACTTATATTTGCAATATTGCATAACCTTTATGAAACTAAATATAAAAAACGAAACAGGAAGGCTTAAATCAGTGGTTTTAGGACAGCCTAATTCGCTGGGAGGAATTCCTGCACTTGAGGAAAGTTACGATGCCAAATCCTATCATTCCATAGAAAACAGCATCTATCCCAAAGAAGCGGAGATTATTAATGAAATGAATGCTTTTGAAGCTGTTTTAAAAAAATACGGTGTAGAAGTACTGCGCCCGAGTATTATTGAAAACTACAACCAGGTTTTTGCAAGGGATGTGGCTTTTGTAATCGACGATAAAATGATTATTTCCAATGTCATCGCAGACAGGGCTGATGAGCAGGATGCCTACAAAAGCATTTTTGAAAAAGTGAAATGGAGGGATATCATCAATCTTCCCGAGACGGCACATATAGAGGGAGGAGATGTGATTGTCTGGGGCAATTTCTTATTTATCGGCACGTGCTTCAGTGAAGATTACAGGAACTACAAAACGGCAAGGACCAATGAATACGCCATCGAAATCCTTAAAGAATATTTCCCTAAAAAACGGATCATTGACCTCGAGCTTAAGAAAAATGACAAAATCCCGTACGAAGGCATCCTGCATCTGGACTGTACCTTCAATCCGGTAGGACAGGACAAGTGTATCATCTATAAAAACGGTTTTGTGGATGAAAGCGATTATCATCTGATCATCGATATTTTCGGGGAAGAAAATTGTTTCCATGTAACAGACGAGGAAATGTTTGAAATGTTCCCGAATATCTTTTCTATTTCCCCTGAAATTGTAGTTTCAGACAAAGCTTTTACAAGGATGAACAACCATCTGAGAAATGAATGGGGAATGACAGTAGAAGAAATCCCTTACCGGGAGATTTCAAAAATGGGAGGATTGCTGAGATGTTCCACAATGCCTTTGGTGAGAGAATAGAATAACAGATAAGAAGGATGACAGATTTAAAAGCTTTACTTGATAACAAATGGGCCGCTTTTCTGGTTTTGGCAATAGCATTTTTATTGATTTATAATCCGCTGACGCATTTTCCGTATACCTTTTGTGTAATTATTGGATTTATCCTTCTGGCTACTTATTTACAGGACGGAAATCTTAAGAATATCAATTTTAAAAAAATAAGGCTGCCGCAAATCATCACCATACTGGTTTGTTACCTTGTTCTGGAACTTTCCATGGACTTTGTTTTTCAGCCTCTGGTCAGTAAAATTTTTAATGAGCCGGCAGATTACTCTTCATTTAAAGTCATTGAAGGAAATCCTCAGAAATACTTCAAATGGCTCTTTAATATGTGGATCAGCGCTGCGGTCGGGGAAGAGCTCCTGTTCCGGGGTTTCGCTTTTTCACAGCTTAAAAGATGGTTCGGGAAAAATCAGGTTGTACTGGTTCTGCTAAGTGCCG
The sequence above is a segment of the Chryseobacterium sp. JJR-5R genome. Coding sequences within it:
- the eno gene encoding phosphopyruvate hydratase, whose translation is MSYISYIEARQILDSRGNPTVEVDVFTESGAMGRAAVPSGASTGEHEAVELRDGGSEYMGKGVLKAVENVREVIAPELVGLPVYDQNLIDRIMIDLDGTNNKGSLGANAILGVSLAAAKAAAAELKMPLYKYVGGVNANTLPVPMMNVINGGSHSDAPIAFQEFMVMPVKADSFSHALRKGTEIFHNLKAILHSRGLSTAVGDEGGFAPTFSGTEDALDTLLQAIEKAGYKPGDDVMIALDCAASEFYKDGVYDYRKFQTPDAAQFTSSEQVSYLAELANKYPIISIEDGMQENDWEGWKMLTDKIGDRVQLVGDDLFVTNVERLARGVKEGIANSILVKVNQIGSLSETMAAVQMAQHNKFTSVMSHRSGETEDSTIADLAVAMNCGQIKTGSASRSDRMAKYNQLLRIEEALGETAVFPGLDAFKIKR
- a CDS encoding citrate synthase gives rise to the protein MSDNKVILNYDGNSYEYPIVDSTIGDRGIDISKLRDQTGLITLDLGYKNTGATLSEITYLDGDKGELFYRGYPIEQIAEKSNFTEVMYLLLHGDLPTSDQFNTFDGNIKKYNFVAEEMKKIIDAFPRSAHPMGVLSSLTSALTAFNPKAVNVNSKEEMDLAAELLIAKFAHLAAWTYRKTLGLPLNHGDNNLNYVENFYKMAFRQPNADFEINPVVVGALDKLLILHADHEQNCSTSTVRMVGSAHTGLFASVSAGISALWGPLHGGANQAVIEMLELIEKDGGDVNKWVEKAKDKNDSFRLMGFGHRVYKNFDPRAKIIKKAADDLLSALGIEDKALDIAMQLEKVALEDEYFIERKLYPNVDFYSGIIYRALGIPTEMFTVMFALGRLPGWIAQWKEMRLKGDPIGRPRQVYQGAQQRDYIDMVNR
- a CDS encoding dimethylarginine dimethylaminohydrolase family protein; the protein is MKLNIKNETGRLKSVVLGQPNSLGGIPALEESYDAKSYHSIENSIYPKEAEIINEMNAFEAVLKKYGVEVLRPSIIENYNQVFARDVAFVIDDKMIISNVIADRADEQDAYKSIFEKVKWRDIINLPETAHIEGGDVIVWGNFLFIGTCFSEDYRNYKTARTNEYAIEILKEYFPKKRIIDLELKKNDKIPYEGILHLDCTFNPVGQDKCIIYKNGFVDESDYHLIIDIFGEENCFHVTDEEMFEMFPNIFSISPEIVVSDKAFTRMNNHLRNEWGMTVEEIPYREISKMGGLLRCSTMPLVRE
- a CDS encoding type II CAAX endopeptidase family protein, whose product is MTDLKALLDNKWAAFLVLAIAFLLIYNPLTHFPYTFCVIIGFILLATYLQDGNLKNINFKKIRLPQIITILVCYLVLELSMDFVFQPLVSKIFNEPADYSSFKVIEGNPQKYFKWLFNMWISAAVGEELLFRGFAFSQLKRWFGKNQVVLVLLSAVMFSLPHLYQGISGLVMTFLFGLAFGFIYLKFKNIWINIIIHGLIDTVFLTLSYYGLTDFYSGFNIIL